The following coding sequences lie in one Mycobacterium sp. Z3061 genomic window:
- a CDS encoding MerR family transcriptional regulator, with translation MPEQAAWTLDELVGRVSAALSSAAYPGSPNGRVRELPDRRAVRWYTTTGLVDRPIMQGRNAAYRTRHLLQIVAVKRLQAQGLSLAEIQAKLVGANDETLRRIADVPDELITAEQSLRPPAAAAGRSSRFWAEPPPAEPTTDSADTVTALAAVTLPGGAMLLLPARPDDGDIHAIRSAAAPLLELLADRGLLSLDDRSPL, from the coding sequence ATGCCGGAACAGGCGGCCTGGACATTGGACGAGTTGGTGGGGCGGGTCTCCGCCGCCCTGTCCAGTGCGGCGTATCCGGGATCGCCGAATGGACGGGTGCGCGAGCTGCCTGACCGGCGGGCCGTGCGGTGGTACACGACGACCGGACTGGTCGACCGGCCGATCATGCAGGGGCGCAATGCGGCTTACCGCACCCGGCACCTGTTGCAGATCGTCGCCGTCAAACGCCTCCAGGCTCAGGGCCTTTCGCTGGCTGAGATTCAGGCGAAGTTGGTCGGGGCCAACGACGAAACGCTACGGCGGATCGCCGATGTGCCCGATGAACTGATCACTGCCGAGCAGAGCCTGCGCCCGCCGGCTGCGGCCGCAGGCCGCAGCAGCCGATTCTGGGCCGAGCCGCCTCCCGCCGAGCCCACTACCGACAGCGCTGACACTGTCACCGCGCTCGCCGCGGTGACCCTGCCGGGTGGGGCGATGCTGCTGCTGCCGGCCCGCCCCGACGACGGCGACATCCATGCGATTCGTTCGGCCGCCGCGCCGTTGCTCGAGTTACTGGCCGACCGCGGCCTGCTGTCCCTGGATGATCGGAGCCCGCTATGA
- a CDS encoding helix-turn-helix transcriptional regulator: protein MSTVLLDTTDLTEAVNGICAAYERVQLFRHPSSEVGRTCIRRTSLGSLDVDEVRLGCELGFRSNPPDRIYVARMRSGTFVYEWMKNGQLIFGPDDVAAYDSLENGPFTGWAGRTHCDVLSIDRRALSEVATGPKDTPVRLTGMSPVSPEAKRHLVRAVDYVCQSVSDDLGVVRDPLISSSIQRYLAASMLAAFPSTAVLDTRLGDRRDSTPQLLRRAMAFIDDNAHNDISLADIASAIFVTPRALQYMFRKHRDCTPTEYLRQVRLHHAHLELVAGTRDTTSVGDVARKWGFGHMGRFAAYYRQQYGRSPHVTLLD, encoded by the coding sequence ATGTCTACCGTTCTCCTTGATACCACCGATCTCACCGAAGCTGTGAATGGCATTTGTGCGGCGTATGAGCGAGTGCAGCTCTTCCGCCATCCCAGCAGCGAGGTCGGCCGCACGTGCATTCGCCGAACCTCTCTGGGTTCCCTCGACGTCGACGAGGTCCGGCTGGGTTGTGAACTGGGGTTCCGTTCGAATCCGCCCGACCGGATCTACGTGGCCCGCATGCGCTCCGGAACCTTCGTATATGAGTGGATGAAGAACGGGCAGTTGATCTTTGGGCCCGACGACGTCGCCGCGTACGACAGCCTGGAAAACGGGCCGTTCACCGGCTGGGCCGGCCGTACGCACTGCGACGTGCTGTCCATCGACCGCCGGGCGCTCAGCGAGGTCGCGACCGGCCCGAAAGACACACCTGTCCGGCTGACCGGGATGTCGCCGGTATCGCCGGAAGCCAAGCGGCACTTGGTGCGCGCCGTGGACTATGTCTGCCAGAGTGTGTCCGACGATCTGGGTGTTGTCCGAGATCCGTTGATCAGCAGCAGCATTCAGCGTTATCTCGCGGCGAGCATGCTGGCGGCTTTCCCCAGTACCGCTGTGCTCGATACCAGGCTCGGGGACCGTCGCGACAGCACCCCGCAATTGCTGCGCCGCGCAATGGCTTTCATCGACGACAACGCACATAACGACATCTCGCTGGCCGACATCGCGAGTGCGATCTTCGTGACGCCCCGGGCACTGCAGTACATGTTCCGCAAGCACCGTGACTGCACACCCACCGAATACCTGCGGCAGGTGCGTCTGCACCACGCCCACCTCGAACTGGTGGCTGGCACCCGTGACACCACGTCGGTGGGTGACGTCGCCCGCAAATGGGGGTTCGGCCACATGGGGCGGTTTGCTGCGTACTACCGGCAGCAGTACGGCCGCAGTCCGCACGTCACACTGCTCGACTGA
- a CDS encoding ANTAR domain-containing protein — MARFNIDAVQAFELLKRLSQERNTKLIDAAHQVTSLSNFGDF; from the coding sequence ATGGCCCGGTTCAACATCGATGCCGTACAGGCCTTCGAACTGCTCAAACGCCTCTCGCAGGAACGAAACACCAAGCTGATCGATGCGGCCCACCAGGTGACGAGCCTGAGCAACTTCGGCGATTTCTGA
- a CDS encoding sensor domain-containing protein encodes MVRDAGSGAAMGLLVACCVALSGCTSVVDGSPRAAARGPSSGGPIQPSQLEDLLTPSGSYSAVAGSPLIEDDMQSALFIGADPAECHGVVAFGRYPLFPTNYTGREARTQQDHRTDQHQLLEVSATYPASFDAAAFLDSVRKAVSGCQHPVTAWGDDGHKMTVNPAPLTQSPPEAAQWSTNLSGQQWICQFAVLAKANVVSEIVTCSPDRSVDIGTLVTKRLKKINELLNSRS; translated from the coding sequence ATGGTGCGTGACGCCGGCTCGGGTGCTGCGATGGGGCTGCTGGTTGCCTGCTGCGTGGCACTTTCCGGTTGCACCAGCGTTGTCGACGGCAGTCCGAGGGCGGCGGCGAGGGGGCCGTCGTCGGGCGGGCCTATCCAGCCGTCCCAACTCGAAGATCTGCTGACGCCGTCCGGATCGTATTCGGCAGTGGCCGGTAGCCCGCTGATTGAGGACGACATGCAGTCGGCGCTGTTCATCGGCGCCGATCCGGCCGAGTGCCACGGCGTCGTCGCGTTCGGCCGCTATCCCCTGTTCCCGACGAACTACACCGGCCGCGAGGCCCGCACCCAGCAGGACCACCGGACCGACCAGCACCAGCTACTGGAGGTGTCGGCCACCTATCCCGCGAGCTTCGACGCCGCGGCATTCCTGGACTCGGTCCGCAAGGCGGTGTCGGGGTGTCAGCATCCGGTCACCGCCTGGGGCGACGACGGCCACAAGATGACGGTGAACCCGGCGCCGTTGACCCAGAGTCCGCCCGAGGCTGCCCAGTGGTCGACGAATCTGTCTGGCCAGCAATGGATTTGCCAATTCGCGGTATTGGCCAAAGCCAACGTCGTCTCGGAGATCGTGACCTGTTCGCCGGACCGCTCGGTGGATATCGGGACGTTGGTGACCAAGCGGCTCAAGAAGATCAACGAGCTGCTGAACTCACGGTCGTAG
- a CDS encoding ferredoxin has product MHVTVDYQVCEGHGQCLLAAPEVFDLPDGADQVVVLDPDPPEAQRALVIQAAAMCPAQAIRILN; this is encoded by the coding sequence ATGCACGTCACTGTCGACTACCAGGTGTGCGAGGGCCACGGCCAGTGCCTGCTGGCCGCACCGGAGGTGTTCGATCTTCCGGACGGCGCCGATCAGGTAGTGGTGCTCGACCCGGATCCGCCGGAAGCCCAGCGCGCGTTGGTGATTCAAGCCGCCGCCATGTGCCCCGCGCAGGCGATCCGAATCCTCAACTGA
- a CDS encoding response regulator transcription factor translates to MTRSPYVVVIVDDHELFAQGLALLLTREWGELFTVGGQTTYVEEAAALVARCKADVAIIDLSMPPLGGVAAIRHIKDRQPGTRILALSGTDDLGLAEEALRAGADGFLPKTARPEALAGPLWTIAEGLRVIDGVLLDALLSNTRKPPPALLNSLSAQDLRLWTLLATGMETGDIAQRMLVSERTAKRMVAALLHKLGVTNRIAAAALAGRFGVLDESAETDRLS, encoded by the coding sequence ATGACCCGCTCGCCGTATGTGGTGGTCATCGTCGACGACCACGAGCTGTTCGCGCAGGGCCTGGCCCTGTTACTGACCCGCGAGTGGGGTGAACTGTTCACCGTCGGCGGCCAGACGACGTACGTCGAGGAGGCCGCCGCCCTGGTGGCGCGGTGCAAGGCTGACGTGGCGATCATCGACCTGTCCATGCCGCCGCTGGGGGGCGTGGCCGCTATCCGGCACATCAAGGACCGCCAACCCGGCACCCGGATTCTGGCGCTGTCCGGGACGGACGATCTCGGCCTGGCCGAGGAGGCGTTGCGCGCCGGCGCCGACGGGTTTCTGCCCAAGACCGCGCGTCCGGAGGCGCTGGCCGGGCCGCTGTGGACGATCGCCGAAGGATTGCGGGTGATCGACGGCGTGTTGCTCGATGCGCTGCTGAGCAACACCCGCAAGCCGCCGCCGGCGCTGCTGAACAGTCTGAGCGCCCAGGACCTTCGGCTCTGGACGCTGCTGGCGACCGGTATGGAAACCGGCGATATCGCCCAGCGCATGCTGGTCTCCGAGCGCACCGCCAAACGCATGGTCGCCGCGCTGCTGCACAAACTGGGTGTCACCAACCGCATTGCCGCTGCCGCGCTGGCCGGACGGTTCGGGGTCCTGGACGAGTCCGCCGAAACCGACCGGCTCAGTTGA
- a CDS encoding HAMP domain-containing sensor histidine kinase yields MRPLDRLRTDFGGQDYGLARTVVAVRVAVVISIGALLAIGPYWVREHAAATVVVLGAAMAYAAALMAYPQLEVRRTRYAWLVTAFDSAFTLALIALSGGVYSPVVSVLALAVIASAARLSLIETLLAAVLLGAAYVPVALTASPRQPVTAAPALLAGWSALYLLFVAIITAGLSELAEREHRSRVTALVEAEAEHAAAEEERDLRARLLRSYQSQQDGLQVLVHEFRTPVTSLEALTEALTSPRPMSEGDREASLHLVARHVRHLGDMLDALSDVALSRRPTFSTGRVRRVDIADLILAAADSVGLGPPRLQVKADVGAVSVDAQALRRVLTNLLENAARHGRDEPVDVRCTHEGDELVITVADRGPGIPADSLGELTTKYVSRGGQRGTAGLGLWIVQQIVEAMGGRVDFAARAGGGLVATFRAPAV; encoded by the coding sequence GTGAGACCGCTCGATCGACTCAGGACGGACTTCGGGGGCCAGGACTACGGTCTGGCCCGCACCGTGGTGGCGGTACGGGTGGCCGTGGTGATCTCGATCGGTGCGCTGTTGGCGATCGGACCGTACTGGGTACGGGAGCACGCCGCGGCCACGGTGGTGGTGCTCGGCGCTGCGATGGCCTATGCGGCCGCGTTGATGGCCTATCCGCAGTTGGAGGTCCGCCGCACCCGGTACGCCTGGCTGGTCACCGCTTTCGACTCGGCGTTCACCCTCGCGCTCATCGCGTTGAGCGGTGGCGTGTACAGCCCGGTGGTGTCGGTGCTGGCGCTGGCCGTCATCGCCTCCGCGGCGCGCCTGTCGCTGATCGAAACCCTGCTTGCCGCAGTGCTTTTAGGGGCGGCCTATGTCCCGGTGGCGTTGACCGCGTCACCGCGGCAGCCGGTGACCGCCGCACCGGCGCTGTTGGCCGGCTGGTCGGCGCTCTATCTGTTGTTCGTAGCGATCATCACCGCCGGTCTGTCCGAGCTCGCCGAACGCGAGCACCGTTCCCGGGTGACGGCCCTGGTCGAAGCCGAAGCCGAGCATGCCGCCGCCGAAGAGGAACGCGACCTACGGGCGCGCCTGCTGCGCTCCTACCAATCTCAGCAGGACGGACTGCAGGTGCTGGTTCACGAATTCCGCACGCCTGTAACGTCTTTGGAAGCACTCACCGAAGCGCTCACCTCCCCGCGGCCGATGTCCGAGGGTGACCGGGAGGCCAGTCTGCACCTGGTCGCGCGGCACGTGCGCCACCTCGGCGACATGCTCGACGCCCTGTCCGACGTCGCGCTGAGCCGCCGCCCCACGTTCTCGACCGGCCGGGTACGTCGCGTGGACATCGCCGACCTGATCCTCGCCGCCGCCGACTCCGTCGGACTGGGGCCGCCGCGCCTCCAGGTGAAAGCCGACGTCGGCGCCGTTTCGGTGGACGCACAGGCGCTGCGGCGGGTACTGACCAATCTGCTCGAGAACGCCGCCCGGCACGGCCGCGACGAACCGGTGGATGTCAGGTGCACACACGAAGGCGACGAGTTGGTCATCACCGTCGCCGACCGTGGTCCGGGCATCCCGGCCGACAGCCTGGGCGAGCTGACCACCAAGTACGTCAGTCGGGGCGGCCAGCGCGGTACCGCGGGCCTCGGCCTGTGGATCGTCCAGCAGATCGTCGAGGCGATGGGCGGGCGGGTCGACTTCGCCGCACGCGCCGGCGGCGGACTCGTCGCCACCTTCCGCGCGCCGGCAGTCTGA
- a CDS encoding cytochrome P450 → MTAPTTNPTHKDIDLSARAFWAKPPEERDAAFAVLRAENPVPWSRPAESDLLPPELNNRGFWSLTKQDDIRMASRHPEIFSSAQGITMEDFAPEAVEIAQSFIAMDAPRHTQLRGITTEAFKPKNVRRLEGWIRGHAHDLVSEMAHLGEGDFVQLVSVKLPGRIFGSFFGLPEGDLRDKAVTAAQRLVGWTDPNIRGEQSELELFMGAVLDLHAVASELIPQRRANPGDDLMTWMVQAEFDGKKMTDDELRAFFVLMGVASNDTTRHASAHAIAALSKFPDQRALLAEDVEGRVGTAVEEVLRWGSPLLHMRRTATRDITVRDAEIKAGDKVVLWYYSGNRDEDVFDDPHTFNILRNPNPHIAFGGGGPHFCLGAALARTMLKALLTEVYTRIPDISAPEPQYALANFINGINSLPATWTPER, encoded by the coding sequence ATGACCGCACCCACGACCAACCCCACGCACAAGGACATCGACCTGAGCGCGCGTGCGTTCTGGGCCAAACCGCCCGAAGAGCGCGACGCGGCATTCGCCGTGTTGCGTGCCGAGAACCCGGTGCCCTGGAGCCGGCCGGCTGAATCGGACCTACTGCCTCCCGAACTGAACAACCGGGGCTTCTGGTCGCTGACCAAGCAGGACGACATCCGGATGGCCAGCCGCCACCCCGAGATCTTCTCCTCAGCCCAGGGCATCACCATGGAGGACTTCGCCCCCGAAGCGGTCGAAATCGCGCAGTCGTTCATCGCGATGGACGCGCCGCGGCACACCCAGTTGCGCGGCATCACAACCGAGGCATTCAAGCCCAAGAACGTGCGCCGACTGGAGGGCTGGATCCGCGGCCACGCCCACGATCTGGTGAGCGAAATGGCTCACCTGGGCGAAGGTGATTTCGTCCAGTTGGTGTCGGTGAAGCTGCCCGGCCGCATCTTCGGCAGTTTCTTCGGCCTGCCCGAGGGCGATCTGCGCGACAAGGCCGTCACCGCCGCCCAGCGACTGGTGGGGTGGACCGACCCGAACATTCGCGGCGAGCAGAGCGAACTGGAACTGTTCATGGGGGCCGTGCTGGATCTGCATGCGGTGGCGTCCGAGCTGATCCCGCAACGGCGGGCCAATCCCGGAGACGACCTGATGACCTGGATGGTGCAGGCCGAGTTCGATGGCAAGAAGATGACCGACGACGAATTGCGGGCCTTCTTCGTGCTGATGGGCGTGGCGTCCAACGACACCACCCGACATGCCTCGGCGCACGCGATCGCCGCCCTGTCCAAGTTTCCCGACCAGCGCGCGCTGCTGGCCGAGGACGTCGAGGGACGTGTCGGCACCGCGGTGGAGGAGGTGCTGCGCTGGGGATCACCGTTGCTCCACATGCGCCGCACCGCCACCCGCGATATCACCGTGCGCGACGCGGAGATCAAGGCCGGCGACAAGGTGGTGTTGTGGTACTACTCCGGCAATCGCGACGAAGACGTCTTCGACGATCCGCACACCTTCAATATCCTGCGAAACCCTAACCCGCACATTGCTTTCGGGGGCGGTGGTCCGCACTTCTGCCTCGGCGCCGCGCTGGCCCGCACCATGCTCAAGGCGCTGCTCACCGAGGTCTACACCCGCATCCCCGACATCTCGGCGCCGGAGCCGCAGTATGCGCTGGCCAACTTCATCAACGGCATCAACAGCCTGCCCGCGACCTGGACGCCGGAACGATGA
- a CDS encoding NDMA-dependent alcohol dehydrogenase — translation MKTKAAVLWGLHQKWEIEEVDLDGPRENEVLVKLTASGLCHSDDHLITGDMPMQLPVVGGHEGAGVVVEVGPGVTEVAEGDSVVLSFIPACGRCEPCARGMSNLCVLGAAIIAGPQLDGTFRFHARGQGLGQMCVLGTFSEYTVVPMASVIKVDPGTALDTAALVGCGVTTGYGSMVRTGEAGDGDTVVVMGVGGIGMNAVQGARIAGARVIVALDPVEYKRNRSLEFGATHTAATVDEALALVTDLTRGQLADVCVVSTDSAEGAYVAQALSLVGKRGRVVMTAIPHPTDTSVAMSLFDLTLYEKQVRGSLFGSSNPRRDIPRMLDLYRAGRLKLDELVTREYTLEEINEGYADMHAGVNLRGLIRF, via the coding sequence ATGAAGACCAAAGCAGCGGTGTTGTGGGGCCTGCACCAGAAGTGGGAGATCGAAGAGGTCGACCTCGACGGGCCCAGGGAGAACGAGGTTCTGGTCAAGCTGACGGCCAGCGGACTGTGTCACTCCGACGATCATCTGATCACCGGCGACATGCCCATGCAGTTGCCGGTGGTCGGTGGGCACGAGGGCGCCGGGGTGGTGGTCGAGGTCGGCCCGGGCGTTACCGAAGTGGCCGAAGGTGATTCGGTGGTGTTGAGCTTCATTCCGGCCTGCGGCCGGTGCGAACCGTGCGCCCGCGGGATGAGCAACCTGTGCGTGCTGGGCGCGGCGATCATCGCCGGGCCGCAGCTCGACGGCACCTTCCGGTTCCACGCCAGAGGTCAAGGGCTGGGCCAGATGTGCGTGCTGGGAACCTTTTCCGAGTACACGGTGGTCCCGATGGCCTCGGTCATCAAGGTTGACCCCGGCACCGCACTGGACACCGCCGCGCTGGTCGGATGCGGGGTCACCACCGGTTACGGCAGCATGGTGCGCACGGGTGAGGCGGGTGACGGCGACACCGTGGTGGTCATGGGGGTCGGCGGTATCGGCATGAACGCCGTTCAGGGGGCCCGCATTGCCGGCGCCCGCGTCATCGTCGCGCTCGACCCGGTCGAGTACAAACGCAACCGGTCCCTGGAATTCGGCGCCACCCACACGGCAGCGACCGTCGACGAAGCGCTGGCACTCGTCACCGACCTGACCCGCGGGCAGCTGGCCGACGTCTGCGTGGTCAGCACCGACTCGGCCGAGGGCGCCTATGTGGCACAGGCTCTGAGCCTGGTCGGCAAGCGCGGCCGGGTGGTGATGACCGCCATCCCCCACCCCACCGACACCAGTGTCGCCATGTCGCTGTTCGATCTCACGCTGTACGAAAAGCAGGTGCGCGGTTCACTTTTCGGCTCATCGAACCCGCGCCGCGACATTCCCCGGATGCTCGACCTGTACCGGGCCGGGCGGCTGAAGCTCGACGAACTGGTGACCCGCGAGTACACGCTCGAGGAGATCAACGAGGGCTATGCGGACATGCACGCCGGAGTGAACCTGCGCGGGCTGATCCGCTTCTGA
- a CDS encoding DEAD/DEAH box helicase: MNPDKTFADLGVSAPLIGVLAAAGITAPFPIQVQTLPDTLAGRDVLGRGKTGSGKTLAFSIPLVSRLSPANRRPSRPSGLVLAPTRELATQITATLEPLAAARKLRVTTIFGGVSQNRQVAALQSGVDIVVACPGRLEDLMKQRLINLDAIEITVIDEADHMADLGFLPGVTRILAATPAGGQRLLFSATLDNGVDKLVNRFLRDQVLHSVDELNAPVSAMTHHVFHVAGAEAKKELVHRLASGSGRRILFMRTKHHARRLAKQLTDSGIPSVDLHGNLSQPARDRNLAAFTTGEARVLVATDIAARGVHVDEVELVVHIDPPAEHKAYLHRSGRTARAGNAGDVVTLVLPEQRTDTRALLRKAGIRVEPRHVTADSAEVQALVGEVAPYRAPAPKTTAPQPAKPARRRGSGAAGQRRHRRSSELQRTAR, encoded by the coding sequence ATGAATCCTGACAAGACCTTTGCCGACCTCGGCGTGAGCGCACCGCTGATCGGCGTGCTCGCCGCCGCCGGCATTACCGCCCCTTTCCCGATCCAGGTCCAGACCCTGCCCGACACGCTCGCCGGGCGGGATGTGCTTGGACGCGGCAAGACCGGCAGCGGAAAGACGCTCGCCTTCTCGATTCCGTTGGTCAGCAGGCTCTCTCCGGCCAACCGGCGCCCGTCGCGGCCGTCGGGTTTGGTGTTGGCGCCCACCCGTGAACTGGCGACCCAGATCACCGCGACGCTGGAACCCCTGGCCGCCGCCCGCAAATTGCGCGTCACCACCATCTTCGGCGGCGTATCGCAGAACCGGCAGGTAGCCGCCCTGCAATCGGGCGTCGACATCGTGGTGGCCTGCCCGGGCCGGCTCGAGGACCTGATGAAACAGCGGTTGATCAACCTGGACGCCATCGAGATCACCGTCATCGACGAAGCCGACCACATGGCCGATCTCGGGTTCCTGCCCGGTGTCACCCGCATCCTCGCCGCCACACCGGCCGGAGGCCAGCGCCTGCTGTTCTCGGCCACCCTCGACAACGGCGTCGACAAACTGGTCAACCGGTTCCTGCGCGATCAGGTGCTGCACTCGGTGGACGAGTTGAACGCGCCGGTGTCCGCGATGACCCACCATGTGTTCCATGTCGCCGGCGCCGAAGCCAAGAAGGAACTAGTACACCGGCTGGCCTCGGGCAGCGGGCGCCGAATCCTGTTCATGCGCACCAAACATCACGCCCGACGGCTCGCCAAACAGCTCACCGATTCTGGTATCCCGTCAGTTGACTTGCACGGCAACCTTTCTCAGCCGGCACGCGACCGCAATCTCGCCGCTTTCACCACCGGTGAGGCCAGGGTCCTGGTGGCCACCGACATCGCCGCGCGCGGCGTGCACGTCGACGAGGTCGAACTGGTGGTGCACATCGATCCGCCCGCTGAGCACAAGGCCTATCTGCATCGCTCGGGGCGCACCGCAAGGGCCGGCAACGCGGGCGACGTGGTCACTCTGGTGTTGCCCGAGCAGCGCACCGACACCCGGGCGTTGCTGCGCAAGGCCGGTATCCGGGTCGAGCCTCGGCACGTGACCGCCGACTCCGCCGAGGTGCAGGCGTTGGTGGGAGAGGTCGCGCCCTACCGCGCTCCCGCTCCGAAAACCACTGCGCCGCAACCCGCTAAGCCGGCCAGGCGACGCGGGTCGGGTGCTGCGGGGCAACGACGTCATCGCCGGTCGAGCGAGCTGCAACGAACTGCTCGCTGA
- a CDS encoding DUF732 domain-containing protein: MAIAMAPEASAEPGPGSGETFFVDYMTRVFTPPTSEAAARAIIPLAQQVCDARAQGQTDMQAANIVVAGNGVETIGLGTGSVTGDEGTALNIVNAATLAYCPQYNAAIGEPVVPNIPVE; this comes from the coding sequence GTGGCGATCGCGATGGCCCCGGAGGCATCCGCCGAACCGGGGCCGGGAAGCGGCGAGACCTTCTTCGTCGACTACATGACGCGCGTATTCACTCCCCCGACGTCAGAAGCCGCGGCACGGGCGATAATCCCGCTGGCCCAACAGGTCTGCGATGCGAGGGCCCAGGGCCAGACCGACATGCAGGCCGCCAACATCGTGGTGGCCGGCAACGGGGTCGAGACCATAGGTCTGGGTACCGGCTCGGTAACCGGAGACGAGGGAACGGCGTTGAACATCGTGAATGCGGCGACGCTGGCGTACTGCCCGCAGTACAACGCGGCCATCGGTGAGCCGGTGGTGCCGAACATCCCGGTGGAGTGA
- a CDS encoding alpha/beta hydrolase yields the protein MTVSDEMERFARRHGKHVVVRDIPWSYYRLGAGTPVLWLTGGLRRAAVASAFLEQLAGRHTVIAPDYAPALSIADFMAAFDEMLRSEAVEAVTVIGQSYGGMLAQAYLAHRPQAVTRLVLSSSGPATYARPWLVAARVATLLARVLPEPVLKDLLAAGLGRLARQLPPAEAAQLAGTIRFLLREKLCRADVVSHFAVAADLIRSGTLNPAALRGWHGEVIVLSAENDPTQSDRDIPKYERLFGRRPRVVSLGQLGHAAVLSDPGRYVDLLEGVLDQ from the coding sequence ATGACCGTTTCAGACGAGATGGAGCGCTTCGCACGCCGACACGGAAAGCACGTGGTGGTCCGGGATATTCCATGGTCCTACTACCGGCTCGGTGCGGGCACACCGGTGCTCTGGTTGACCGGCGGTCTGCGCCGGGCCGCGGTGGCCTCGGCGTTTCTCGAGCAACTTGCCGGACGTCACACCGTCATAGCGCCGGATTATGCCCCGGCCCTTTCCATCGCCGATTTCATGGCTGCCTTCGACGAGATGCTGCGCAGCGAAGCCGTCGAGGCCGTCACGGTGATAGGCCAGTCGTACGGCGGCATGCTGGCGCAGGCGTATCTGGCTCACCGCCCGCAGGCCGTCACGCGACTCGTGCTCTCGAGTTCGGGTCCCGCAACGTACGCCCGCCCCTGGCTGGTGGCCGCCAGAGTGGCCACACTGCTCGCGCGCGTGCTGCCCGAACCGGTATTGAAGGACCTACTGGCCGCCGGGTTGGGCAGACTTGCTCGCCAACTGCCGCCCGCGGAAGCGGCCCAGCTGGCAGGAACCATTCGCTTCCTGCTGCGCGAGAAGCTGTGCCGGGCCGATGTGGTGTCCCACTTCGCCGTCGCCGCGGATCTGATCCGGTCCGGCACGCTCAATCCGGCGGCATTGCGCGGGTGGCACGGCGAGGTGATCGTCCTGAGCGCCGAGAACGATCCGACGCAGAGCGACCGCGACATTCCGAAATATGAGCGGTTGTTCGGACGCCGTCCACGGGTTGTCAGCCTCGGACAACTCGGGCACGCCGCCGTTCTTTCCGACCCGGGCCGCTACGTTGACTTGCTCGAAGGCGTGCTCGATCAATGA
- a CDS encoding GAP family protein: MWIPILVMALAVSLEPFRIGMTVLMLNRPRPLLQLGAFLCGGFSMGVSVGLVVIFVFRRRLVASAHLTLPTVQVLIGGLAVVVAAVLAVRVVVERFRPGRPVAGDPVERETYVRRLHMWVRQLLTGRQLWVAALAGLGIALPSVDYLAALAVILASGAAAADQVGALLLYNVVAFALVEVSLLAYLLAPGTTRRSLTALNTWVGSRRRVEVAALLLFVGLVLIGAGVAGS, translated from the coding sequence ATGTGGATTCCCATCTTGGTGATGGCTCTGGCAGTGAGCCTCGAACCGTTCCGGATCGGCATGACGGTGTTGATGCTGAACAGGCCCAGACCGCTGCTGCAGTTGGGGGCGTTTCTGTGTGGCGGCTTCTCGATGGGCGTCTCGGTGGGTCTGGTCGTCATTTTCGTCTTCCGGCGGCGGCTGGTGGCTTCCGCGCACCTCACCCTGCCCACCGTTCAGGTCCTGATCGGCGGGCTGGCGGTCGTGGTGGCCGCGGTACTGGCTGTGCGGGTCGTCGTGGAGCGCTTCCGGCCCGGGCGCCCGGTGGCCGGCGACCCAGTCGAGCGCGAAACCTATGTCCGCCGGCTGCACATGTGGGTTCGACAGCTGCTGACCGGACGGCAGTTGTGGGTCGCCGCGTTGGCCGGTCTCGGGATCGCGCTCCCGTCGGTGGACTACCTGGCCGCGCTGGCCGTGATCCTGGCATCGGGTGCGGCGGCCGCCGACCAGGTTGGTGCGCTGCTGCTCTACAACGTCGTTGCCTTCGCCTTGGTTGAGGTTTCGCTGCTCGCGTATCTGCTGGCTCCGGGTACCACGCGCCGATCTCTGACCGCCCTGAACACCTGGGTCGGCTCACGGCGCCGAGTGGAAGTCGCCGCCCTGCTCCTGTTCGTCGGCCTGGTCCTGATCGGCGCGGGCGTCGCGGGCTCCTGA
- a CDS encoding STAS domain-containing protein — MPTSLTLDTARGNDGEFVLSAVGEIDLSNVDAFDRALTTAANEAAGRDQKLTVDLSAVEYLDSAAINALFNQADHIHLIAHPLLMSILSMCGLTELVTTEPAPAGH; from the coding sequence ATGCCCACGTCACTCACCCTGGACACCGCCCGCGGCAACGATGGCGAATTCGTGCTTTCGGCAGTGGGTGAAATCGATTTGAGCAATGTCGACGCGTTCGACCGGGCGCTGACCACCGCCGCGAACGAGGCGGCGGGCCGGGACCAGAAACTCACCGTCGACCTCAGTGCCGTCGAATACCTGGACAGCGCCGCAATCAACGCGCTGTTCAACCAGGCCGACCACATCCACCTGATTGCGCATCCGCTGCTGATGTCCATCCTTTCCATGTGCGGGCTCACCGAACTGGTCACCACCGAACCGGCACCGGCAGGGCACTGA